The Cryptomeria japonica chromosome 9, Sugi_1.0, whole genome shotgun sequence DNA segment tatccCCCTTCTCCCAAGGTGGGACAACACTTGTGCAACCACATTGATCCTCACCCTCTaatgtcacaaggctaagccttccaACTTGGGACCACATTCCTCCTTCAATCTTGGCAATCCAATCCTAAGCCTTCAACTCTATAAGATGAGCCCTTGTCTCATATCCAATATCCATTTTCATTTGCCTCCAATCTATAGCTAAATTGTTTTGAGCAGGTTACTAAGGAGCTCCATTGTCTTCTCTTAGCAATTGTTAGATCATTTTAGTTGGCATTATAGCATAAGATTTCATCATGtttagtatatcatgctagtttCTTTTCCATGGTAGATCAATCTCATCTTCTCATATCTATAAtgctagtatatcattgctagttTATTTTCCATGCCTCCAATCTATAGCTAAAAgaaactaacatgatatactaaacAAGATGATCAATTTcatatccattttgcataatcactaagatcttagttgcattccatttagatcttagaatcatagaTACCTCTCgctctttaggtagtcatcctagagatcaagtgctcttccaagctgagagccaccttgatttgaaggatccttggagatataGGAACATGAGACTCGCTtcgaatttttttattttgagacTAATTTAGTTTCTATTTGGGATTTCTAACTCTAatataatgtttcatgtgtgtgcttatttgttgttttctcctcttgcaggttgattcCTCCACAATTTAGAGCTCACATCAACATAAACTAATATACAGCCTTTTGGTTTTTCTGTAACTTGAGGTTATCTCGTAACCTAATGCAAACAGCCTAACAAATTATCTTTCCATAATAAAGCAATTGCAGTAATATTATTCATGAGAAAATCagttaaaaacaaatacaatcaaAGCAGCCTCAGCCTCGTTTTTACGATAAATTTCTGGTAAACTACAAAATCATGAAGAGAACTGTGAACTTAGACCATAACTTTGCACAAAACAGAAGTAATAATAGAACCAGGCTAATGTTGTACTGAGAAGTATACCGTACAAATTATCAGCAACATAAAATAACAGTATTCCACAGGAACACATCTCCCCAAAAAGTCACATCTGTGACACAGAAACATCCTTCAGACACATACAGAAACGTGGGGAAGACAATCCCCAGATGCAAATTGCATTGGAATCATGGTGAGCCCCATTTGCAGTAGTCTGAAAGGACATCAAGGATGTGCCATAGGTGAAATTTACGGGACTGCAAAACTGCAAGGGCAAAAGAAAATCACAGGAATCTGAATGGAGTAGCAGCAGCTATGTATTTATGAGTTGGATGTAAATCATGGAGGAGTAGGTACAGCTATGTATTTCTGGGTTGGATATAAATCCATATACATAAAACAACTTTCTTTCAATCCAGCCTTGAGTCCCCTGGTTTTTATTCCAGTTTAAAGAGGCTGGCTCGTTTGCTCTCTGGAGAAAGGGTGTGGATAATAGTAATCATCATGCTTTAAATGGTCGAAATTTTCACAGGCGTTTTGCGACAATGAGGTATTGGCATACATAGAATGTCCCATGTACAATCAGATGCAAAGTCAAAAGACGTGTATCATATTATAGTTTTCATGGAAttgatgataaattattaattatcaGTAGGGAAGTGCATCTCCTTAACTTTTGGCAAAAATATATGTATAAAGCACGCTTATATGAATTTGATCAGtcttttaaaaacatttttcagaAGACTCCATGACAGTTCAGTTTAAAGCAATCCCATTCAATTGTttctttaagaaaaaaattaacCAGAGTTATACAAAAACTATGCCGGCATTTGTCTCAAGTTCTCAACAATGGTGCAAAGAAAAATTGAAATGTATAGAAATATTAATCTCAAGACAATTCCAGATAAAAGCCTGTCAAGGGCCTGCAATCTAACGGTATCGTCGAAGAGAAAGACTGTTGTTTCTCTTCCAAGTAGCACGCCTAGAGGGCTGATTCTTGTGGAAGAGGTGACCTCTTCCTCGGAGCCCCCTGTACTTCTTACCAGCAGATGTTAGTCCTCGAAGTTCTCTGTGCTTGTGAACAGGATTGCATATCCAGTTTATTCTAGGATCATTTCGGATAGCCTTGTGTGCTTCATCAACAagaattatttcaaaatatttgtagGTTGAATCCTGTGTTgcaaaaagcattagttgaaaatGGGCCATAATCAATGCTCCAAATAATccacaaattgaaaacaaaatactCAGTATGCTGACAACATCTCTATGGTGAATAATGATCATATGTAAGTTGCACAATGCAGAAGAAAATATTGCTGCAGACAGCACAGTTTGAAATTACACTACTAATATTAATTTTGCATAAAGCATGGCACACCATACCTGATTTATCCAGTAAGAGTTCAAAACTCTTAGTCCCCCCAGCTTCCGGCCAGCTCGCTCCTCCGCCACAGATCTCAAGTTGCGCTGGAACTTGAGCTGTGTGATACCTTGATTAGTTGGTTTACCATACACAATACCTTTAGGAACAGGCCTTTTCCGGCCTCCACGTCTAACTCTCACGCGGTAAATGACAAAACCCTGCACATATTTGTAGAAATAAGTCAAGATATGATATGCATATATTGGTTAAAAAATATAAGGCATTGCACAAATCACATTCACATACCACACAGATCAGATGTCTAATATGCACATACAGTTCTGCTACGTTCATAATGATTACAATAAAGCCCACACTCTGCTGCTATGGGCTAGAAATGGGaaacaaaatcccttaaattaCACTGAGAGCTTATATCCTAATCCATTGCTTAAGTTTCCACCTTAGAAGACTACAGAAACCCTAGCCAGTACCTTTGTCACCAGATCTTAAGCCCAGATCACCTTTGTTTGAGTTTTCAAAAAATTCATAACCAAATTCAACTGCTTTTGGTTTAGTTTTCATCTGCCATACCCTGATTTACCTGTAATAGCCTAGATGCTCATCAATTTTGGCCTAGGATTATTAAGGATCAAGATCAAGCAACTATAGCAGCACCTAGTATTACTACGAACTCCTTAATGGGCAACTAACTCCAATTATACCCAGGCAGGCTCAGACCATAAGGCATTAGTACAATCTAGGTATTATATTCCCAGCTCAGATCCACTACATTCCAGTAGACATCActtgtaaataaataaatgcaaGAAACAAAATCAAGCAAACAGACTTTAAACATGCAACTAAATAATCACAGATGAGAACTAATCTTTTTTTACCCTGTGCACATCTGGCAAAGGGTACAATACATGTCTTGTGAAGAACAGATCTAGAACGCATGGCTTAGGTTGTGGACTTAAAAATGTCtcaaaattttgttttttaaaatctaATGATTAATGATCAAATAAAGGATGGTTTTTCCCTCTTGCCTTCTGGTACTGGGCCCCTCATTACCAATTGGAAGGAAATTAAATGGAAAATCTTTATGATGTCCACAAGACCAGGCAATCTATGGGACCCAAAGGCCCATATTTCTGAATGTCACCTATTTCTTTGCTGATTCCTGCTATGAATTTTGATCAAGTAATCTGCCATCTTTGCTATCTGTTATTCTTCAAACAAAGCTGTTAAAGGCTTTACCTTAACAATACACTCCATGATGTAATGCCATTTTATCCTACTGATCCAGAAAGGAACTGCAGAATAGTTCAAGATAAAACTGTATCTCTAAATGAAGTGATGGTGAGGTTCAAAGTGGCCATCTCTAAAGTCATTATGGTAAGAGAAAACGATCAATCTCGAAAAAAAATGGAGAATTCCCCTTAAGGTATAGAGAAATCCTACAGAATTGGAATTAAATAAGCCTTAAGCCTTCCAGTAAATGTTAAGACATTTCTTCCATGTTTGCGTTCAATCTGTTAGATTTTCAATTTTGTAAAAGATAAGGAACGGGTCAAGATGTTAGCATTCCATTATGTGAAAGGGGAATTCAAGGCTAATTTGGAAACTGCCATAAGTTTTTGACACCCACGCTGTTAGGCCACTGCCAGTGGGCAGGCTATGAAACTAGAGGGCTTGTTTCTATGGCCACCATTGGAGGAGCTTGAAGCCTATTTCCAGCTTTTGGTTAGAAATGCTTTTGTCACTTTTCTCTTTCTATCTTCATGTGCCATCTTCATGGAAGCAAAAGATGGCACATGAAGATAGAAAGAGAAAAGTGACAAGAGATGAAAGTGCTAGTTTATTTCAAAACACCCTGATACAGAAGGGACAAGAAAGAATGGCAAAGCTACTGGCACAATATGTTTTTAAAGTAACATGCACAACCCAAATCATACTTAAGGAATTCATAGAGAGAGGATAGTGCAGCTCCACATGACCAGCCAGTGGTCAGTCAAACAAGTCTCCTTCAAAAACCCGCCATGTTTACACAAATAAATGAAAGCCAGATGCTGAGGCAATTACTTTAAGGTAGTGACACTTTCTATGGACTAtcaagagaaatcagaagatttcAATGCTACAATAACTTTTGTCAGCTACCTGGGAATACTTGGGAAGAAGATTCATCAAGGCAGCAGAATCCATGGTGGCAATCAGAATACATGGCTTAGACCATTGTTAGCAACAGAGATAGCAGATTTCTCAGCTCCTCCTGGCACTAACTATCACCCTCAAACCGATGGACAGATATGGTAAGTGCATCAAAGGTTAGTTGAGGAACTATGTTACATATCAGTAGACAGCATTGATTAAGTGGTTGCATTTTGAAAAGcattgttataaatgcatttaCCACATCTCCATTGGTATGACATCATTTATGGCACTGTATGAATATGATGCACTCACATTCACTAATGTCATGTTCACCAACAATAAAGTACCAGAAGCTAGTGACTTGGTAGAGCATAGCCAAGACGTATTGAGGTCACTTAAAGTTCATTGCAATAAACCCAAATCAACAAAGCTTTACCATATCAACACTACACTAAGAGATCATTTGAGGTTGGTGATACAATTTTTCTACATCTAGAACCTTACAAACATACTTCCATTAAGTCAAGTGGAGCTTAAAAACTCAAACCCCATTTATATGGACCATACAAAGTTTTGAGGAGTTGACGAAAAGACCTATGAGTCAAGCAACCAAATTCACAATGATTTCCAGGTGTCTTACCCCGAAAAGGCACTTGGCCAGCATTTTGTGCCATCAATTAATCTGCTACCCTTCAATGATAACAGGAaacttatattgattgcaaaagcCATCATTGACATATAGGAGAAGAAACTGAGGGAAATGGCCATCATAAAGTACTTAGTCCATTGGAGAACCCAACCCACAAAGGATGCTCCATGGAAGGTGCTGGAGATATTCAAATGTCCAACAATGCATTGCTTGTGCACAAGAAATTTTCGGAAGGGcagatttgtaatgtccccttttaatCCACAAAACTATTTTCTATCAATAGTAAGATAAAAAGTGAGTATCCTATCAACAAAAGTACAGGgttaaataattagaatacaatgaTTGAAATTGCTTTCAGCTAGGCAGCAGCTGGGTCTTTGTGTCTTGTAGTTGGATAGCAATTAAGTCTTTAAGTTTGTATCAATTCTTCCAGCAATAAGCAGTTAGTGAGTCTTCCAACATCTTTAGTTAACACCTTAGATTGAGGATGAACAAACCAATTAGCTACCACTAAGGCATGATCTCCATTAGCAAGGAAATGAGAAGCATTCTTTTGAAAAAAGAAACCTCAATTTCAGAAATGTGTGACATTGCTACAGGAGCTTTAGCACCTGGTACGGAAACCTGGGgcataaagacaaaaataaaatttggTATGCACAGTAAGTTGTTTCTAGAGTGGTGGATTTCCCATTGTAAGTTGTTTCTAGAGTGGTGGATTTCCCAATGAATGTATGTATTGgcataaagacaaaaataaaaaaacgTATCTACAGTTAGAATCTTGTTTAGGTTTTATCTTTGTATGCATTTAATTTAGGACTTTACAAATTCAATGCTACAGATGAAAAAAGGGCATCAGAATACTACTAATTATAGAATACTATTATACTACATTTAAATGCCATCACAGTATCAAATCCAAGGGTTTATACCCTTAGTTTTGGTCCTTTAAAAGCAAACCTAGCAAAAGCATTTCAGCAAAAAATGTGTTTGGTCGGGCTAGGCTATTTCACTATAGTTTTATTTCTAAAAAAGAGATCAAAATTCAGCATATAGTTGGCTTCAAAGAATTTATTGGTGGATTTGAAGAAGTTTACATAAAATCGAGGCCTGTGGAACTGATTCAATGAGAAAAGTTGTCTCCTTGCTTGTCTAGTGCAAAGTTTTGCCCATGTAAGAAGATAAAGGCattccaaaagaaaaaaaccttGTGGAGAAGAGCAAAGGTAATGGGTACCTAGGTCCTTCAATAAATTGGAAAACAGGATCACTAAGTTGCAGTGCAAGAGAAATTGGAAGATTATGGTGTGTTTTTGTCCAAGAGGATATTCTTAAAGGTTTTTTTGCAAGAACTATCAAGTTCTTGACATTAGAACTCGCATTCTACAAGACATCAATTTATAGCATCGCTACGGCAACACCTACCAATATGGATAGCACCTATTTGGTGGTAGGCAATGACAGGGAAAAGGTATTTTCTtaccaaattttgaatttgagattTGAATCAGTTGCTTATGTTTCCGATGTTGTTGTGCAATTGAAGTCCCCAACTTCGACAAAGCATAACTTTGTCATAAAAATTCCAATTGACCCTCTTCTCCAGCTATAGGAAAGCTACTTGCTCTTCATTGCCATTTCATCTTATATGTGTCTACACTAGTTGAGGTACCATTTTGGCGATGCCTTGTGTAGCTAGGAACAATGCAGCTAAACCAAACTTTAATGAGGCATAACCTTGTTGTATAGGACATCATTTGACCCCATTTCAAAACACTAGAAATGTTATTAATGCTCTTCAAAGTGATATATATTGCGTGGCTACACATTGTGATATTGCCTGATTAGCACCTTGTGTAACGTCTTTGGGGAAAATTGTGTTTGTATTCTTAAAATCCTAGGGTCAATAGCTTTGACTTGTCAAAAGATATTCTTGAAATCTTTAGAGCAGTATGTTTCTTTGATGTTTTACACACTTCTAGCTAGAGCTTATGCATGCTCAAAATGGACCAATTGATGGAGTTGATATACTTTTGGGGTCCAACTCAAATACGCCGAGTCTATGACAATTGATATAATGACAAGATTATTATGGCAGATTGTTAAAAGTCCCAACTGATATCCTCATTGGAGGAATTGAACTTATCACATTAAATTGGATGACTATGTTTGTATTTTTATTGCCATCTTATAATATATGATGAAGGTAGTCTCATTTTTGAATGCAGTGCCCAATGATTAAATATGCAGCTTGAAGCTTCAATCAAATTAAATATCGAATCAGAGAACAATGTGACGCATATTGATCCCACCATGCCAACAAGC contains these protein-coding regions:
- the LOC131066925 gene encoding large ribosomal subunit protein eL15z, with the protein product MGAYKYVEELWKKKQSDVMRFLQRVRCWEYRQLPGIVRANRPTRPDKARRLGYKAKQGFVIYRVRVRRGGRKRPVPKGIVYGKPTNQGITQLKFQRNLRSVAEERAGRKLGGLRVLNSYWINQDSTYKYFEIILVDEAHKAIRNDPRINWICNPVHKHRELRGLTSAGKKYRGLRGRGHLFHKNQPSRRATWKRNNSLSLRRYR